The following coding sequences lie in one Glycine max cultivar Williams 82 chromosome 19, Glycine_max_v4.0, whole genome shotgun sequence genomic window:
- the LOC106797381 gene encoding calmodulin: MKDALREEQIGEFLEAFCLFDKDGDVDVVNCVLYVWTEKETEAEEELKEAFRVFDKDHDGYISPSELRSVMRTIGEKVTDEEVEQMVKEADLDGDGLIDYEEFVRMMLAD, encoded by the exons ATGAAGGACGCCTTGAGGGAAGAGCAAATTGGTGAGTTTTTGGAGGCCTTCTGTCTTTTTGACAAAGATGGAGATG TTGATGTTGTTAATTGTGTACTATATGTTTGGACTGAAAAGGAAACTGAAGCAGAAGAGGAACTGAAGGAAGCTTTCAGGGTGTTTGACAAAGATCATGATGGTTATATATCGCCCAGTGAG TTGAGGTCAGTAATGAGAACTATTGGGGAGAAGGTGACAGACGAAGAAGTGGAACAGATGGTCAAAGAGGCAGATTTAGATGGTGATGGGCTCATTGATTATGAAGAGTTCGTGAGGATGATGTTGGCTGATTAA